From the genome of Macadamia integrifolia cultivar HAES 741 unplaced genomic scaffold, SCU_Mint_v3 scaffold2695, whole genome shotgun sequence, one region includes:
- the LOC122067074 gene encoding uncharacterized mitochondrial protein AtMg01410-like produces MLIGVFGSAVAAAWVGSGLVANMFRAKAHRREGHCMVAFGTGHPLAFYGSWPLFTLAHHNTVWLSAELVDPGSRFTAYAILGDDIVIGDAEVAAMYQKVVAMAKVHIKKVRT; encoded by the coding sequence ATGTTAATCGGTGTATTCGGCTCCGCTGTTGCAGCTGCTTGGGTGGGCTCTGGGCTTGTAGCCAATATGTTTAGAGCTAAGGCCCATCGCCGAGAAGGTCACTGTATGGTGGCGTTCGGCACGGGACACCCACTTGCTTTCTACGGTTCCTGGCCATTATTCACTCTAGCACACCACAACACCGTGTGGTTGAGTGCTGAGTTAGTGGATCCGGGATCCCGGTTTACTGCCTATGCTATCTTGGGTGACGATATTGTCATCGGAGATGCAGAGGTGGCAGCTATGTACCAGAAGGTGGTGGCCATGGCCAAGGTTCATATTAAAAAAGTTCGGACTTAA